TAAGCCACAATCGCCAATGTCTCTAATGCGGCTTGAGACAACGTGGATCTAGATGGGGAATAAGCCAAACGCTCAAAATAATGGGCATGTTCAGGCAATGTAGCCAGCCGGTAATTCCCGGCAATTTGGACTACCTGTAACCCCCGCTCCTGAGTCACATAATCCTCTTTCAGTTCTTCTAATGCTCCAGCCGCAAGCTCTGGCCGCTGCTCCGTAATCTCGGCGACTTGCCGTACGGAGATTCCTTCATCACCTGATAGAAACAACAGGCCTTCAATAATCGATTTCAGCGTTTTGTAATCCATTGAAGTGTTCTCCTCCTCTCCACTCCATTACGATGTCTTCAAACAATTTCTCTTGGTAGCAAAAAATCGCCTTCATTTTCATTAGTTCCAGAATCGCAAGAAAAGTAACTACGATTTCGTGTCGCGCCATTTCATCGTGAAGCAGTGCTGAGAAATGGAGCCTTCCGCCCTTTCCTCTGCGCTGCAGCGCATCCGATACATCACGTATACGATCTTTTACCGATATTTCGTCCCGGGTGATCCGCTGGTAAGAAGACCTTCTTGCCGCCTTACTTAGTGCTTTACGGAAAGCAGCTATAAGGTCGGAAGTATGTAGTCCTTTTAGCGTATGGTCGATCTCTTCAGGCACGAATGGACCCAGATCCTCCGGTTCCTTCGTAAAAATCAAGCTCCGCTCGCTCTCCATATCCATTAAATGAACAGCAATACTCTTGAATTTACGATACTCAATCAGTCGCTGAACGAGCTCAGCTCGTGGATCAAATTCATCTTCCTCGTAATATTCAAAATCATCGATCTCAATGACCGGTGGTTTGGGCAGCAATAGCTTGCTCTTTATAGATAATAGGGTTGCAGCCATCACGAGAAATTCACTCGTAATATCCAGTTCAAGCTCCTGCATACTTCGCAGGTATTCCATATACTGTTCGGTGATCTCGGCGACCGGAATGTCCTGGATGTCGATTTCCGCCTTATCAATTAAATGCAAAAGCAGATCCAGCGGACCTTCAAACGTTTCCAGCTTGTACAATACAGTCACGAAGCATCCTCCCGCCAAAAAAAGTAAAGTGCAGCGCCCAAAGGACGCTACACAAGTAGAAAGGGCTTTATAATCCATGCTTTCTTCTTATACTATAAATAAGCACGAATTCAACTGATTCGTCAATAGCTGTCTTACTTAAACAGTTTGTTAAGATTCGCCATTTCAATCGCAGCAGTCGCAGCATCCCAGCCTTTATTCCCTGCTTTAGTTCCTGAACGCTCAATGGCTTGTTCAATGTTTTCAGTAGTAACTACCCCGAAAATCGTCGGCACGCCGGTTTTAAGATTAATCGCGGCTACGCCTTTAGCGACTTCATTACATACATAATCATAGTGCGTTGTAGAACCGCGGATAACGGTTCCTAAAGTGATTACAGCGTCGTACTTACCGCTTTCCGCCATTTTTTGAGCAATCAACGGAATTTCAAACACACCTGGAACCCAAGCCACATCTACCTCATCATCACCAACACCGTGGCGTTTAAATGCATCTAGTGCACCGGATAAAAGCTTACTGGTAATAAATTCATTAAAACGTCCTACTACGACTCCGTATTTTAACCCCTCAGAAACTAAATGTCCTTCTAAATATTTCGGCATATCAATCATCTACCCTTCGTTTTTTATAATGTATGGTTATACTTTCGAATCCTCATTTTGTTCAATGTCGTCAAAAGACAACAAGTGTCCAAGCTTCGCCTGCTTCGTATGGAGATAATTAGTATTATCTTTATTCTCCGGCATTTGTATTGGCACGCGTTCAACAACTTCCAATCCATAGCCTTCCAATCCTTTGATCTTTCGAGGATTGTTCGTTAAGAGACGAATTTGACTTATACCTAGATCCTTCAGAATTTGTGCTCCAATCCCGTAATCACGTAAATCTGCTGGAAAACCAAGCTTAAGATTCGCATCTACGGTATCTAGTCCTTCTTCTTGCAGCTTGTAGGCTTTAAGCTTATTAATAAGACCAATACCTCTACCTTCTTGGCGCATATAGAGCAATACCCCTCTACCGGCAGCTTCGATCTGCCGAAGCGCTGCTTCAAATTGCGGACCGCAATCGCAGCGATGGGAGTGAAATACATCCCCCGTCAAGCATTCGGAATGTACACGTACTAACACTGGCTCATCCCCTGAAATATCGCCCTTCACCAATGCTACATGTTCTTTATCATCCACTTCATTTGTATAAGCAATGGTCTGAAACTCACCGAAATCGGTAGGCAGACGCACCGACACCTCGCGATTGACGAGCTGTTCCTTCTCATTCCGATAGTGAATGAGATCTTTGATGCTGATTAATTTAAGATCATGCTTCTTAGCAATCTCAACTAGATCAGGCAACCGAGCCATCGAGCCATCTTCCTTGATGATTTCACAAATCACACTGGCTGAATATGCACCACACATACGGGCTAAATCAACAGCAGCCTCTGTATGTCCGGAACGTCGCAAAACTCCGCCTTTTTTCGCAATCAGCGGGAACATATGGCCAGGTCTACGGAAATCAGACGGCTTCGCTTTAGGGTCAATCATGGCCTTTACAGTCAAGGATCTTTCCCCAGCAGAAATACCAGTAGTTGTATCGATATGGTCTACGGATACGGTAAACGCTGTGCCATGATTATCTGTATTGTGGCTGACCATGGCCTGCAGTTCAAGTTCTTCCGCACGTTCTGCGGTAATTGGCATGCAGACCAAACCACGTCCCTCAGTGATCATAAAATTGATGACTTCTGGTGTCGCCCGTTCAGCAAGAGCTATAAAATCCCCTTCATTCTCACGATCTTCATCATCCACTACGATGATGACTTTGCCGCGCATTAAATCATAAATAGCTTCTTCAATCGGGTCCAAGACACTTTCCTTCTTCGATTGTTCGCTCATGATTCTATCCTCCTAATAGCTTTACGAAGGATTGTTTCCGTCCTCGTAAGCTTACTCTTTATTTAAGCAAATCCGTTCGCAGCCAAGAAATCATGGCTAATCCCAGAGCTGCTGTCACTTTCTTCATCCTGTCCAGTCGAGCCATAATGCAGAAGATGATCGACATATTTACCAAGGACATCACACTCTATATTTACACTGTCTCCTGCCCGCTTGTAAGTTAACACAGTTTCCCCTAACGTATGCGGAATAATGGATACAGTCAGCGATGAAGCCGTCGTCTTTACTACAGTTAAGCTAATGCCATCGATCGTGATCGACCCTTTAGGAATGATGTATTTGAACAGTGATTTGCGATCTGGCGCGATCTCATATACTACTGCGTTTTGATCACGCTTCACACTTTTGATAACACCTGTGCCGTCCACATGACCCTGAACAATATGCCCTCCAAATCGGCCTCCGGCTGCCATTGCTCGTTCCAGATTCATCCGACTGCCAGGACGCAGCTCCTTCAGGTTACTGTTTCGATAGGTCTGAGGCATGACATCCACTGTAAAATAGTTCTCGCCTAAAGTTGTCGCTGTAAGACAGACGCCATTAACCGATACACTGTCACCAATCTTCAGATCATCCATGATGACCGAAGCGGCAATGTTCAGCACCATCATTTCTCCACCGGTGGAGACACTTCTCAAAGTGCCAACTTCTTCGACTAATCCAGTGAACATGCTTTCCCTCCTAAAAGTTTTGTAAGCATTACTTTAAAGAAAACACTTCGTTCTTAACTTACATCGGAAGCATTCGCTTTAGCGTACCGGAGTACCGCTGATACATACATTATCTCCGAGCACTTTTACTTCCAATCCCTCCAGAGAAATCGCATCCTTCATCAGCTCTACACCTGGAAATACGAAGGTCCCTTTCGCATTAGCACCACCGCCGACAATCTTTGGAGCAAAAAAGAGGATCACTCGATCAACCAACCCACTCTCAAGCATCGCACCGTTTAGCGTACCTCCGCCTTCAAGTAAAATTGATCCAATTTCCATCTCGCCGAGCGTTACCATAGCAGCCTTCAAATCCACCCGTGGTCCTGCACCGCTAATAACGATTTGTACCCCTGCCTCAAGCAGAGCAGCTTTCTTGTCAGCATCTGCAGCTTCTGTTGTCACGATGATAGTAGGCGCTAGACCGTCACTTACTACTGCTGAATCCAATGGAGTACGTAGTCCAGAATCAATCACGATCCGCACCGGGTTAATCCCAGGCACTTCCGTTCTTGTCGTCAGTGAAGGATTATCTGCAATCACTGTGTTCACACCGACCATGATCCCCTGATGCCGATGCCGCAGTGTATGTACAATCTCCCGCGCTTCTCCGTTCGAAATCCACTTACTATCACCTGATTTGGTAGCCAGGTTGCCATCCAACGTACTGGCACTCTTGAGCGTCACAAACGGCTGTTTGGTCAAAATATACTTGATGAACCGCTCATTCAGCCGCAGCGCACGATCACGCAGCAACCCTACTTCTACTTCAATGCCATGCTCGCGCAGCATTTGAACCCCGCGGCCTGCCACTTGAGGGTTAGGGTCTTCACAAGCGACTACCACTCTGGCTACGCCCTCATCGATTAGCCTTTGGCTGCAAGGCGGAGTCTTGCCATAGTGACTGCACGGTTCCAGTGTGACATAGGCAGTGCTACCCTTAGCTTGACCTGCCGCCATATTCAAGGCATGCACCTCAGCATGACCTGTTCCGCGCTGCAAATGAGTTCCAAGCCCAATCATAGCTCCATTCTTTACAACAACGCAGCCAACAACCGGGTTAATTCCCGTCTGCCCTTGGGCCCGTTCTGCCATATGCAGCGCCAGCGACATATAAAACTCGTCATTCATGTTGTCCATCTCGTCCTCCTATCCCCTTACTGTCTATCTGATTTAAAAAACAGAAAAACCCATCTCATTCTCCAGGAGGAGTTCAAGATGGGTTATGTGAGAGTTTATCGGCAGTCCAAATAAAAGTGTGCGTAAATAACCGTCAATCGACGGCAATTGTGAAATATCGCACATAATAAATGAAAACACTGCAGTCCACCTGTCTATACAGACAAGCAGTTAACCTCTCCTTCTTCCATCCAGACTATACTGTCGGTCCCGGAATTTCACCGGGTCCACCGTTCGCATCAACAATGCGAGCCGGGTAGCGGACTAAGCGCGGTAGATAAACTTAATAATTAAGCACTCTACAACAGCATCACCGCCGGTAGGGAATTACACCCTGCCCTGAAGGATTGATCCTTTATTTAATTGAGGTTCAAGTTTTCCTTACTAACAAAATTATCACTTACACCATCGAAATGCAAGTGCGTTTAATATATTTACTTAAAATTTGTAACTTAATTCTAAGATGTACGGTGATTACAAGAAGAAACGACATTGTTTTTTATAAACAAATTTACGAATAAAAAAGAAAGCAAAAAAGCGCCAGGACTACTATCTCCAAGCGCTCCTTGCTTTCTTTTTCCAATTACAAACCACGTTCTTGTTGTTTCAACAAATCACGAATTTCAGTCAACAGTACGATATCCTCGGCAGGTGCAGGAGTCTCCACTACTTCGACTTTAACCGCTTCTTTACGTTGAAATTTGTTTGCTAGCTTGATCACCATAAAGATTGAGAAGGAAATAATAAAGAAATCAACCACTGCCTGTAAAAATAGACCGTACGGGATAGATAATTTATTCTCCATCACCATAACATTCAGAGCCCGATCCTTGAGATCTATACCACCTGTTATTAAGCCAATGATCGGCGTTATAATGTCTGACACTAATGAAGTCACAATTTTACCAAAAGCTGCTCCGATTACTACAGCAACCGCTAAATCTAACACATTTCCTTTCAGGGCAAAAGCTTTAAACTCTTTCCACATCTTCCAATTTCCCTCCAACCTATCGAATTTGAAATTATTATAGCATAGTAGCTTCCCAAATCTTAAGACTTGTTAAGAAACTATTAAGTTTACCTTTACTTTTACCTGCCGCCGTTGTTAAGAAATCTCTTGTTAAATAAGGATTACGAACTACATGAAAGGAAGATTTCTATCATGACAACTCTGAAAAAAGAAAAAATTCCAGAGCTTCAGCTCGTTCGTGCTCTTTGTATTATAGCTGTAGTCACTGTTCATGCCACCTCATATGCAACTTTACAAATGACAGGTTCGCGTTATTTTGCTATCTACAATTTCCTGAATATTTTTATGAAATATGGTACTCCGACCTTTATCGCGATGAGTGCCTTTGTGCTTTTCTATAATTATAATGAGAGACCTGTGAATAAAGCGCTTCTGACCTCATTCTACAAAAAAAGATTCCTTTACATCCTGCTTCCATACTTCATGTTCTCATTGTTTTATTTCACGTTAACGCAGCTTGCAGTCGGTTCACCTTTCAATGGAGAGTTGATTCGGAATTTTTTTGTTAAGCTTTTCACTGGTAAAGCCTATACTCATCTCTATTTCGTATTCATCAACATGCAATTCTATCTGTTATTCCCTTTTCCTCTGCTCTTGTTCAAACGTTATCCGCAGATTCGTAAATACTCTATTGTCGCAGGAATTCTCATCCAATGGGGTTTCATCCTTGCTAATAAATATCATTTTCAAGTCGCAAACAGAGGCAGCTGGTGCCTCACCTATTTCTCCTATTACATGTTAGGTGCATGGCTCGGAATGTATTATCCACAGATTAAAACATGGATTGAGGCGCATCGATCAGAGCAAACTAAAAAGAATAATCCGCCTGGAATGGTGTTTCGAGGAATTTGGGCGATTTGGTTAACCTCAGGAATTTCTCACACGATGTTATATTACCAAAATCGACGATATGGCACTTCATTCAACTCGTTGATTTATGAACTGCTATACA
This Paenibacillus sp. FSL R5-0345 DNA region includes the following protein-coding sequences:
- the scpB gene encoding SMC-Scp complex subunit ScpB, encoding MDYKTLKSIIEGLLFLSGDEGISVRQVAEITEQRPELAAGALEELKEDYVTQERGLQVVQIAGNYRLATLPEHAHYFERLAYSPSRSTLSQAALETLAIVAYRQPITRVEIEEIRGVKSERAIHTLNNKDLIHEVGRAEAVGRPILYGTTKSFLESFGLASLNELPEPSNFESTDNLEEETQLLFNKLDTQMTFEDIEEP
- the ribH gene encoding 6,7-dimethyl-8-ribityllumazine synthase — protein: MPKYLEGHLVSEGLKYGVVVGRFNEFITSKLLSGALDAFKRHGVGDDEVDVAWVPGVFEIPLIAQKMAESGKYDAVITLGTVIRGSTTHYDYVCNEVAKGVAAINLKTGVPTIFGVVTTENIEQAIERSGTKAGNKGWDAATAAIEMANLNKLFK
- a CDS encoding riboflavin synthase encodes the protein MFTGLVEEVGTLRSVSTGGEMMVLNIAASVIMDDLKIGDSVSVNGVCLTATTLGENYFTVDVMPQTYRNSNLKELRPGSRMNLERAMAAGGRFGGHIVQGHVDGTGVIKSVKRDQNAVVYEIAPDRKSLFKYIIPKGSITIDGISLTVVKTTASSLTVSIIPHTLGETVLTYKRAGDSVNIECDVLGKYVDHLLHYGSTGQDEESDSSSGISHDFLAANGFA
- a CDS encoding acyltransferase produces the protein MTTLKKEKIPELQLVRALCIIAVVTVHATSYATLQMTGSRYFAIYNFLNIFMKYGTPTFIAMSAFVLFYNYNERPVNKALLTSFYKKRFLYILLPYFMFSLFYFTLTQLAVGSPFNGELIRNFFVKLFTGKAYTHLYFVFINMQFYLLFPFPLLLFKRYPQIRKYSIVAGILIQWGFILANKYHFQVANRGSWCLTYFSYYMLGAWLGMYYPQIKTWIEAHRSEQTKKNNPPGMVFRGIWAIWLTSGISHTMLYYQNRRYGTSFNSLIYELLYSTFAFTSLLVLMSVARFLLRKSSLSFLYQPLERLGSFSFGVYLIHPLFLLLYRQLSPTISTSWLLHLWYVGGFIIALGFSWIAVSLLARYLPFAWVLFGNVSQNKKEGSHTTSHRSSPAFK
- a CDS encoding bifunctional 3,4-dihydroxy-2-butanone-4-phosphate synthase/GTP cyclohydrolase II; the encoded protein is MSEQSKKESVLDPIEEAIYDLMRGKVIIVVDDEDRENEGDFIALAERATPEVINFMITEGRGLVCMPITAERAEELELQAMVSHNTDNHGTAFTVSVDHIDTTTGISAGERSLTVKAMIDPKAKPSDFRRPGHMFPLIAKKGGVLRRSGHTEAAVDLARMCGAYSASVICEIIKEDGSMARLPDLVEIAKKHDLKLISIKDLIHYRNEKEQLVNREVSVRLPTDFGEFQTIAYTNEVDDKEHVALVKGDISGDEPVLVRVHSECLTGDVFHSHRCDCGPQFEAALRQIEAAGRGVLLYMRQEGRGIGLINKLKAYKLQEEGLDTVDANLKLGFPADLRDYGIGAQILKDLGISQIRLLTNNPRKIKGLEGYGLEVVERVPIQMPENKDNTNYLHTKQAKLGHLLSFDDIEQNEDSKV
- the mscL gene encoding large-conductance mechanosensitive channel protein MscL produces the protein MWKEFKAFALKGNVLDLAVAVVIGAAFGKIVTSLVSDIITPIIGLITGGIDLKDRALNVMVMENKLSIPYGLFLQAVVDFFIISFSIFMVIKLANKFQRKEAVKVEVVETPAPAEDIVLLTEIRDLLKQQERGL
- a CDS encoding segregation and condensation protein A, whose amino-acid sequence is MTVLYKLETFEGPLDLLLHLIDKAEIDIQDIPVAEITEQYMEYLRSMQELELDITSEFLVMAATLLSIKSKLLLPKPPVIEIDDFEYYEEDEFDPRAELVQRLIEYRKFKSIAVHLMDMESERSLIFTKEPEDLGPFVPEEIDHTLKGLHTSDLIAAFRKALSKAARRSSYQRITRDEISVKDRIRDVSDALQRRGKGGRLHFSALLHDEMARHEIVVTFLAILELMKMKAIFCYQEKLFEDIVMEWRGGEHFNGLQNAEIDY
- the ribD gene encoding bifunctional diaminohydroxyphosphoribosylaminopyrimidine deaminase/5-amino-6-(5-phosphoribosylamino)uracil reductase RibD: MDNMNDEFYMSLALHMAERAQGQTGINPVVGCVVVKNGAMIGLGTHLQRGTGHAEVHALNMAAGQAKGSTAYVTLEPCSHYGKTPPCSQRLIDEGVARVVVACEDPNPQVAGRGVQMLREHGIEVEVGLLRDRALRLNERFIKYILTKQPFVTLKSASTLDGNLATKSGDSKWISNGEAREIVHTLRHRHQGIMVGVNTVIADNPSLTTRTEVPGINPVRIVIDSGLRTPLDSAVVSDGLAPTIIVTTEAADADKKAALLEAGVQIVISGAGPRVDLKAAMVTLGEMEIGSILLEGGGTLNGAMLESGLVDRVILFFAPKIVGGGANAKGTFVFPGVELMKDAISLEGLEVKVLGDNVCISGTPVR